Proteins from one Aspergillus nidulans FGSC A4 chromosome VIII genomic window:
- a CDS encoding GMF family protein (transcript_id=CADANIAT00002550), whose protein sequence is MSSERLYAFSPETKEKLRKFRLTTSRAKEPQAIIYIIDAKSQEIRAEDGEVYTKMEDLADELPESSPRFILLSYPLTLGSGRLAVPYVLLYYLPENCNPNQRMMYAGAVELMRNTAEVNRVIEVESEEDIISIESKLQSAD, encoded by the exons ATG TCCTCTGAAAGGTTATACGCCTTCTCTCCGGAGaccaaagagaagctgcgCAAGTTTCGCTTGACAACATCCCGGGCGAAAGAGCCGCAAGCGATCATCT ATATCATCGATGCTAAAAGCCAGGAAATCCGagcagaagatggcgagGTGTACACAAAGATGGAAGACCTGGCGGACGAGCTCCCAGAGTCGTCTCCCCGGTTCATCCTTCTTAGCTACCCCTTAACTCTG GGTTCTGGTCGCCTTGCGGTTCCTTACGTCCTGCTCTACTATCTCCCCGAGAACTGCAACCCGAATCAGCGAATGATGTATGCGGGCGCGGTCGAGTTAATGCGAAATACGGCAGAAGTCAACAGGGTTATCGAGgtcgagagcgaggaggatatcatatCTATCGAGTCGAAGCTGCAGAGTGCGGACTGA
- a CDS encoding oxidoreductase, short chain dehydrogenase/reductase family (transcript_id=CADANIAT00002555), whose protein sequence is MFFNRAYHQSIAVLRQFASPYPRISAFPRPLTSVLGSSFRRTMASAMAKRLEGKTIVITGASSGIGRSTAREFARTAPKDLKLIVTARRIDALEELAKEIKEEVGEGVKTLPVKLDVSNPEEVKNFVPSLPAEFQDIDILVNNAGLVKGVAQAPNIDPEDINIMFATNVTGLINLTQAVLPIFKKRSDGGRGDIINIGSIAGREPYPGGSIYCSTKAAVKSFTEALRKELISTRIRVIEIDPGQVETEFSIVRFYGDKSKANAVYANCEPLTPDDIAEVIVFAAGRRENVVIADTLIFPSHQASPGHLYKKPQ, encoded by the exons ATGTTCTTTAACCGAGCCTATCACCAGTCAATCGCAGTCCTCCGCCAATTCGCTTCTCCCTATCCTCGAATCTCCGCATTCCCCCGACCTCTAACTTCAGTACTCGGATCCTCCTTCAGACGCACGATGGCTTCCGCAATGGCAAAGCGCCTTGAGGGCAAGACAATCGTCATCACTGGCGCCTCGTCAGGCATTGGCCGAAGCACAGCCAGGGAATTCGCGCGGACAGCTCCAAAGGACCTTAAGCTTATTGTGACAGCAAGGCGCATCGACgccctcgaggagctggcAAAGGAGATTAAAGAGGAAGTCGGCGAGGGTGTCAAGACCCTGCCCGTGAAGCTCGATGTCAGTAACCcggaggaggtcaagaactTTGTCCCATCTCTCCCTGCCGAGTTCCAGGATATTGACATCCTTGTCAACAATGC TGGTCTCGTCAAAGGCGTCGCTCAAGCCCCCAACATCGACCCTGAAGATATCAACATCATGTTCGCAACAAACGTCACTGGATTGATCAACCTCACCCAAGCTGTCCTGCCTATTTTCAAGAAGCGTAGCGATGGCGGCCGTGGAGACATCATCAATATTGGAAGCATCGCTGGTCGTGAGCCCTACCCCGGCGGTAGCATCTACTGCTCTACCAAGGCTGCGGTCAAGTCATTCACCGAAGCCCTGAGGAAAGAGCTCATCTCCACGCGCATCCGCGTCATTGAGATCGACCCCGGTCAAGTCGAGACT GAGTTCTCTATTGTTCGGTTCTACGGAGACAAGAGCAAGGCCAATGCCGTCTATGC TAACTGCGAGCCACTTACACCGGACGATATCGCCGaggtcatcgtcttcgccgcTGGTCGGAGGGAGAACGTTGTCATTGCTGATACTTTGATCTTCCCCAGCCACCAG GCGTCTCCCGGTCATCTGTACAAGAAGCCTCAATAA
- a CDS encoding uncharacterized protein (transcript_id=CADANIAT00002556), with product MVLYAVAWQWAPQSIIATIDGLKAVSYPQDGSRECRFGGRCSTKDHLDAAGVAADMRYPKSDAIRRRESSLDIVQSYLGNIEITVTGQP from the exons ATGGTTCTCTATGCCGTCGCATGGCAGTGGGCCCCTCAATCAATAATAGCGACGATCGACGGCCTGAAGGCAGTATCTTATCCACAAGACGGCAGTAGGGAATGCCGGTTTGGTGGTCGCTGCTCCACCAAAGACCACCTCGACGCGGCTGGTGTTGCCGCAGACATGC GATATCCAAAGTCCGATGCCATCCGAAGACGAGAAAGCAG TCTCGACATTGTGCAATCGTACCTCGGAAATATCGAGATTACGGTAACTGGCCAACCGtga
- a CDS encoding protein vapA (transcript_id=CADANIAT00002548), with product MSTSQSDGKQEGLAKVLSRMKTVLRRTPSRATTSTARETIAPVQPESSKAPAQPKSTPQPAKPAPEPTVVSHWSAIQEEKARALFAKYGLTLEPGEWKATSDVTVQRVVKPIRMRVRRTCHRCQTTFGPDKVCVNCQHVRCKNCPRYPAAKPKDKQEQTETALQAILAQKAQPVRPKPREHQLTLPSRSGGQDLIRKQPRQRLRRTCHRCNTLFAPHSTECSSCKHIRCKNCPRDPPKLDKYPDGYPGDAEPPYEPPARTWKKPRQRVRYTCHQCSTVYRSGEKNCANCGQEKCAETIRDPPKKIKPEPDPEIVRRVEERLANIRVSEGSETPKS from the exons ATGTCGACATCCCAGTCCGATGGAAAACAGGAGGGGCTGGCTAAAGTGCTGAGTCGCATGAAGACCGTTTTGAGAAGGACTCCCTCCAGAGCCACGACAAGCACTGCCAGAGAGACAATAGCCCCGGTTCAACCAGAGTCTAGCAAAGCGCCTGC TCAACCGAAATCGACCCCTCAACCGGCGAAACCCGCCCCTGAACCGACTGTTGTATCCCACTGGAGCGCGATCcaggaggaaaaggcccGCGCTCTCTTCGCCAAATATGGATTGACCCTCGAACCGGGCGAGTGGAAGGCTACGAGCGATGTGACCGTCCAGCGGGTCGTCAAGCCCATCCGCATGCGCGTCCGCCGTACCTGCCATCGCTGCCAGACTACCTTTGGCCCCGACAAGGTCTGCGTTAACTGCCAGCACGTCCGCTGCAAGAATTGCCCGCGATACCCCGCAGCGAAACCGAAGGACAAGCAGGAGCAGACCGAGACCGCGCTCCAGGCCATTCTGGCCCAGAAGGCCCAGCCCGTGCGACCCAAGCCCAGAGAACACCAATTAACGCTGCCATCGCGCTCCGGTGGCCAGGATCTCATCCGCAAGCAGCCCCGGCAGCGATTACGACGGACGTGCCACAGGTGCAATACGCTTTTCGCGCCCCACTCAACGGAATGCAGCAGTTGCAAGCATATTCGATGCAAGAATTGCCCTCGCGATCC ACCCAAACTTGACAAATATCCCGACGGCTACCCCGGAGATGCGGAACCGCCGTATGAACCGCCAGCTCGGACCTGGAAGAAACCGCGGCAGAGGGTCCGGTATACCTGCCACCAATGCTCGACCGTTTACAGATCGGGCGAGAAAAATTGTGCCAATTGTGGGCAGGAGAAGTGTGCAGAAACTATACGAGACCC ACCGAAAAAAATCAAGCCAGAACCAGATCCCGAGATAGTGAGACGAGTGGAGGAGAGGCTGGCAAATATCAGAGTTAGTGAAGGGAGCGAGACTCCAAAGTCCTGA
- a CDS encoding PaaI family thioesterase (transcript_id=CADANIAT00002553), translated as MKFKPMYLFGRALPQIISIGNRHPRSSPQPLLFTTPRPAVRKRFHQAYLPPGAQFSSSASALPASQMKPTASPENIEDLISSLPLIRYLRKFTLSAASPSAETSAKYIEFRPLRTMHPSAQVTHLVTTSLISPTKLPIDPIYFLKHSFTKAPSKSPESAEITATAYLSTHLTGHAGYIHGGLIGILFDDVFARLAAEIFPSGVGMTANLTLDFRAPAVPGRVYVWRVGVEKVEKERKVWVYGRMRCLNEFEAEEMRERGAGDGIPEEVGDGDTLSVEEREGVLVAEARGLFIEPRGVKASNGYDGKGLDNCSETATT; from the exons ATGAAATTCAAGCCAATGTATCTCTTTGGCAGGGCCCTTCCACAAATAATCTCCATCGGCAATCGCCATCCGCGTTCGAGCCCCCAACCCCTGCTCTTTACAACTCCTAGACCAGCAGTTCGCAAGCGATTCCACCAGGCATACCTCCCTCCAGGGGCCCAGTTCTCGtcatcagcctcagccttaCCGGCATCACAAATGAAACCAACCGCGTCACCAGAAAACATTGAGGACCTGATATCCTCTCTCCCTCTAATCCGTTATCTCCGCAAATTCACTCTGTCCGCCGCAAGCCCAAGCGCTGAGACCTCAGCTAAATATATAGAGTTCCGTCCACTCCGTACAATGCATCCCTCTGCGCAAGTAACCCACCTAGTGACAACATCACTGATATCCCCAACCAAACTCCCGATCGACCCAATTTACTTCCTCAAGCACTCTTTCACCAAGGCCCCATCCAAATCACCAGAGTCTGCTGAGATTACAGCAACAGCCTACCTCTCCACCCACCTCACCGGGCATGCAGGGTACATCCACGGTGGCTTGATAGGGATTCTCTTCGACGATGTGTTTGCGCGTCTCGCAGCCGAGATATTCCCCAGTGGAGTTGGAATGACCGCGAATCTGACTCTGGATTTCCGCGCGCCTGCGGTGCCGGGACGGGTTTATGTTTGGAGGGTTGGCGTTGAGAaggtggagaaggagagaaaggtCTGGGTGTATGGGAGAATGAGGTGTTTAAATGAGtttgaggctgaggagatgagggAGAGAGGTGCTGGGGATGGCATTCCTGAGGAGGTTGGTGACGGCGATACGCTGAGTgtggaggaaagagaaggcgTGCTTGTGGCTGAGGCGAGGGGGTTGTTCATTGAGCCTAGAGGGGTGAAG GCATCGAACGGGTATGATGGTAAGGGACTAGACAACTGCTCAGAGACGGCTACAACCTAG
- a CDS encoding uncharacterized protein (transcript_id=CADANIAT00002558) has protein sequence MSLSTPHDHHILTIKYRVHTESPTINFPKRVEDDQYNGLTVKPATTSRLYSIDLKARPVGRNGGFDVTYSMQTKSLPP, from the exons ATGTCATTATCCACCCCCCACGATCATCATATCCTTACTATcaagtacagagtacatACGGAATCCCCAACTATCAATTTTCCGAAGCGGGTTGAGGACGATCAATACAACGGTTTAACTGTTAAACCGGCGACTACGAGCCGCCTCTACTCTATAGACT TAAAAGCACGACCGGTCGGACGGAACGGGGGTTTTGATGTGACATACAGCATGCAGACAAAATCCCTTCCTCCTTAA
- a CDS encoding flavin adenine dinucleotide pyrophosphatase (transcript_id=CADANIAT00002551), with protein sequence MKYSVGRAGQKLIGQTVDTNSAFFARYCFSLGIQLKRIEVIADEEEEIIEAVRRMSKNYDFVVTSGGIGPTHDDITYSSIARAFNLPLKLHEAAFERMKKLTKPHALTPDFSWDTPSPALTARLRMVELPFDASLPAESQAIFVSDDMWVPIAIVNGNVHILPGVPRLFERLLEHLRPSLLPRLVNPEGKGIYRYLFSTPLPESAVAPYLTDLATRTAARGVKVGSYPRWQKKRNTVTLVGTDKEFLDSLVAEVEENVQGKKVSAEDELDSDTEEKSLTMRYIFPPHLIIWDAIGLAVVILDLEGFSDI encoded by the exons ATGAAGTACTCGGTGGGAAG AGCAGGGCAGAAGCTAATCGGACAGACTGTCGACACAAACTctgccttcttcgccagATACTGCTTCTCGCTCGGAATCCAGCTCAAGCGCATTGAAGTCATCgctgacgaagaagaagagatcatcGAGGCCGTTCGCCGCATGAGCAAAAACTACGACTTTGTCGTGACAAGCGGCGGCATTGGACCAAC TCACGACGACATAACCTACTCCTCCATCGCTAGAGCCTTCAACCTCCCGCTAAAGCTGCATGAAGCCGCCTTCGAGCGCATGAAGAAACTCACCAAGCCCCATGCCCTCACCCCCGACTTCAGCTGGGACACGCCCTCCCCCGCGCTCACTGCACGCCTCCGCATGGTCGAGCTCCCCTTCGATGCCTCCCTCCCCGCCGAGTCCCAGGCCATCTTCGTCTCAGATGACATGTGGGTTCCCATCGCCATTGTCAACGGCAATGTTCATATCCTCCCCGGCGTTCCACGGCTCTTCGAGCGTCTCCTCGAACACCTCCGGCCATCGCTGCTTCCTCGTCTTGTTAACCCCGAGGGTAAGGGGATTTACCGATATTTGTTTAGCACACCGCTGCCAGAGAGTGCAGTTGCGCCGTACTTGACGGATCTGGCGACAAGGACGGCAGCCAGGGGCGTCAAGGTTGGGAGTTACCCGCGgtggcagaagaagaggaacaCGGTCACGCTGGTGGGGACGGATAAGGAGTTTTTGGACTCACTAGTTGCCGAGGTCGAGGAGAATGTGCAGGGGAAGAAGGTGTCGGCGGAGGATGAGTTGGATTCGGACACTGAGGAGAA ATCTCTGACAATGCGGTATATTTTCCCGCCTCACCTGATTATCTGGGACGCCattggtttggctgttgtGATATTGGATCTTGAAGGCTTTAGCGATATCTAA
- a CDS encoding enoyl-CoA hydratase/isomerase family protein (transcript_id=CADANIAT00002554), with protein MAQLSSIQSTKTPSGITTITINRPHRRNAIDGPTAQKLTAAFLDFEADASQKVCVFHGANGTFCAGFDLHEVAKYEPQAQSQDGSTASPQDSANVGDKYTGPIMSPHNRVQGRNTGPIGPSRMIITKPVIAAVAGHAVAGGLELSLLADIRVVEEDATFGVFCRRFGVPLIDGGTVRLQAIVGLGRALDMIITGRPVGATEALSMGLANRVVPRGAGVEEAMGIARQIVGFPQACLNADRASCYYAAFEAKSFEDALANEFEKGIRVLGDGVKGARRFRDGEGRHGRFDDGGKGML; from the coding sequence ATGGCCCAGCTCTCGTCCATCCAAAGCACCAAAACCCCCTCAGGCATAACAACAATTACCATAAATCGCCCTCACCGGCGCAACGCCATTGACGGTCCCACTGCCCAGAAACTCACGGCTGCTTTCCTAGACTTCGAAGCCGATGCATCTCAGAAAGTGTGTGTCTTCCACGGCGCAAACGGTACCTTCTGCGCGGGGTTTGACCTGCATGAGGTAGCGAAATACGAACCCCAAGCTCAAAGTCAAGACGGATCCACTGCAAGTCCGCAAGACAGCGCAAATGTTGGAGACAAGTACACCGGCCCCATTATGTCCCCGCACAACCGCGTTCAAGGCCGCAACACCGGCCCAATTGGCCCCTCACGCATGATAATCACCAAGCCGGTCATCGCCGCAGTGGCTGGGCATGCCGTTGCCGGTGGTCTTGAGCTCTCCCTTCTTGCCGATATTCGGGTTGTCGAAGAAGATGCCACCTTCGGCGTGTTTTGCAGGCGCTTTGGTGTCCCTCTCATAGACGGAGGGACAGTCCGGCTTCAGGCTATAGTTGGTCTGGGACGTGCACTCGATATGATCATTACCGGAAGGCCGGTTGGTGCGACTGAGGCACTGAGTATGGGGTTGGCGAATCGGGTCGTGCCTCGGGGGGCTGGGGTGGAAGAGGCGATGGGAATTGCGAGACAGATCGTGGGCTTTCCGCAGGCATGTTTAAACGCGGATCGGGCGAGTTGCTATTATGCGGCGTTTGAGGCTAAGAGTTTCGAGGATGCGTTGGCTAACGAATTTGAGAAGGGAATTCGGGTTCTGGGGGATGGGGTGAAGGGGGCGAGGAGATTCAGGGATGGGGAAGGGAGACATGGGAGGTTTGACGATGGGGGTAAGGGAATGCTTTGA
- a CDS encoding PTH11-like integral membrane protein (transcript_id=CADANIAT00002557) has translation MYNASLLFTKISLLLQYLRIFPSYKFRIICYIVMGIVAAYSAWAIVSGFVNCVPVAKFWDRELPGHCLSFEVLWFFNASMNIATDLTLLILPMPLITQLQLPKRQKFALMGVFALGGLVVITSVLRLSGLRKVAKSTDTSWSNVAAAYWTAAECNVAIICACLPFLRPLVSRLFPKFLSTNSYNKYSMNPTRTTAGRSMRLRSTNRGMYSQHDPEFGLHTIDTEVGVGPGLRSVMGEKRGPGAIEVTTEVIREERTSPTAPSSPYGHVRRGGSSGDSSQTKLVLEGR, from the exons ATGTACAATGCAAGCCTATTGTTCACCAAAATATCCCTACTTTTGCAGTACCTGCGCATCTTCCCAAGTTACAAGTTTCGTATCATATGTTACATTGTAATGGGAATTGTGGCTGCATACTCGGCGTGGGCCATTGTCAGTGGGTTTGTCAACTGCGTGCCTGTGGCCAAGTTCTGGGACCGAGAACTACCTGGTCACTGTCTTTCGTTCGAAGTGCTCTGGTTCTTCAATGCCTCCATGAATATCGCTACCGATCTTACTCTCCTCATTCTACCGATGCCTCTCATCACACAACTACAGCTCCCCAAGAGGCAGAAATTTGCTCTCATGGGCGTCTTCGCGCTCGGTGGACT TGTCGTGATCACCAGTGTCCTTCGTCTCTCTGGTCTACGCAAGGTAGCCAAGAGTACTGATACTTCTT GGAGCAACGTTGCCGCCGCCTACTGGACAGCAGCTGAATGCAACGTAGCGATCATATGTGCTTGCCTGCCCTTCCTCCGCCCCCTCGTCAGCCGCTTATTCCCCAAATTCCTTTCGACGAACAGCTACAACAAATACAGTATGAATCCAACCCGCACAACAGCGGGACGCTCAATGCGCCTTAGGTCGACAAACAGAGGCATGTATTCCCAGCACGACCCCGAATTTGGTCTGCATACTATCGATACAGAAGTGGGTGTTGGGCCTGGGCTGAGGTCGGTCATGGGGGAGAAAAGAGGCCCTGGTGCTATTGAGGTTACGACTGAGGTGATTCGAGAAGAGAGAACGTCGCCGACAGCTCCGTCTTCGCCTTACGGACATGTTCGTCGAGGCGGCAGTAGTGGAGACTCAAGTCAGACCAAATTGGTCCTGGAGGGACGATGA
- the rasA gene encoding Ras family GTPase rasA (transcript_id=CADANIAT00002552): MASKFLREYKLVVVGGGGVGKSCLTIQLIQSHFVDEYDPTIEDSYRKQCVIDDEVALLDVLDTAGQEEYSAMREQYMRTGEGFLLVYSITSRQSFEEIMTFQQQILRVKDKDYFPIIVVGNKCDLDKERVVSEQEGESLARQFGCKFIETSAKSRINVENAFYDLVREIRRYNKEMSNPSGSGAFGARAPDSKMDVSEPGESAGCCGKCIVM, encoded by the exons ATGGCTTCAAAG TTTCTACGAGAGTACAAGCTGGTCGTcgtcggtggtggtggtgttggAAAGTCATGCTTGACGATTCAATTGATCCAGAGCCACTTCGTGGACGAATATGACCCAACAATTGAAG ATTCATACCGCAAGCAGTGTGTCATTGACGATGAGGTCGCTCTGTTGGATGTCCTCGATACCGCCGGACAGGAAGAATACTCTGCCATGCGCGAACAATATATGCGAACGGGCGAAGGCTTCCTCCTGGTCTACTCCATCACATCGCGTCAATCCTTTGAAGAAATCATGACATTCCAACAACAAATCCTCCGCGTTAAGGACAAGGACTACTTCCCTATCATTGTCGTCGGCAACAAATGCGATCTCGACAAGGAGCGAGTGGTATCCGAACAAG AGGGCGAATCCTTGGCACGACAGTTCGGCTGCAAGTTCATCGAAACATCCGCGAAATCGCGCATCAATGTCGAAAACGCTTTTTACGACCTTGTGCGTGAGATCCGCCGGTACAACAAGGAGATGTCCAACCCATCTGGATCCGGTGCATTCGGCGCCCGCGCCCCCGACAGCAAAATGGACGTAAGCGAGCCTGGTGAGAGCGCCGGCTGCTGCGGGAAATGTATTGTTATGTAA